DNA sequence from the Candidatus Thermoplasmatota archaeon genome:
TTAAAATCTTATAGAGAAGTAAGTATCACACGAGTTAATAAAAATTTATCTCCGTAAGACACAGCAAACTGAGCGTCAGCTTTTTATATTCAAAACAACATTATTATTGATGTGCTTGAGAAATTTAAAGATATGATAGACAGCTCAACTATTCTAGAGAGGCTTGGAGTGGAGGCTGATAGCTATTTCTTATCAACACTACATAGGCCAGAGAATGTTGAGGATTATTATAACTTGAGTAGTATCCTAGAAGGTCTGGGACTGATTTATAAAGAGTTTGGAAAAGTTGTTATTGCAGCACTACACCCAAGAACAGCTGCAGCTATAAAGAGGTTAAGTATAAATGTACCAGAAGGGGTGAATATAATAAGCCCGCTAATATGATAGTTGGAGAAAGAGATGGAACTTTTAACCCTGTTAGTATTTCAAGGGCGGTAGAAGAGATGGTAGGGAGAGATAGGAGGTGGGTGATACCATATAAAAGAGATGCTACTAATAGGATTGTTAAAATATTGAAAAAAAAGGAAAGCGAGATTTTGGAGAAAAAGATTTGGTGGTGATATGGAAGAGCCAAAGACCAAAGATTTGTTTAGACATATTGATGATAGAGGGGTGCTAGATATGATCTTTAACCTCGACTTGCCTTTTGATGTTAAAAGGATTTACACAACGATAAATAAGAAAGGGATAATTAGAGGAATGCATGGGCACAGAAATGAGTGGAAGGCATTTTATTGTTTTAAGGGGGCAATAAAAATTGTTGCTAGCCATATGGACAAAGATGAGATAAAGGGCTTTATTTTAGATGAGATGAAGCCACAGCTATTCATATTGCCAAAGAATTATTACCATGGCTATACCTCTCTTAGTGAGGAAGCTAGGGTTGTGATATTGTCTAGTGCAACTCTAGAGGACTCTAAAAAAGATGACCATAGGCTTGAGCCTAAAGGCTTTAAAGAATATTTTGAGGTGGTTGATAGGTGAAGGTTTTGATAACTGGCGGTGCTGGATTTTTAGGTAGCGTGTTAGTAAGAGGGTTAGTTAACAGAGGGCATAAAGTTAGAGTTTTAGACAGGTTTTTGTATGGAAAAAAACCTTTGGAAGGACTTGTGGGCATAGAAATAGTCGAGGGAGATATTAGAGACATAACAGCTCTTGTTAGAGCTATGAGGGGTATTGATGCTGTTATCCACCTGGCTTGTATTGTTGGTGATGCGGCAGCCGACCTAGACTTAGAAACAACAATGGAAGTTAATTATCTAGCAACAAAAAATATCGCCGAGTTATGCAAACTTTATAAGAAAAAGTTGCTATTTGCAAGTACTTGTTCTGTTTATGGAAAGCTGTTAGATAGAGATGTTAGCGAAAGATATAGGGTTTTGCCAAGACAGTCTGTAAGCCTATATGGAAGGTCAAAAGTAATGGCAGAAAAGGCGATTTATGACCTAAGAATACCTTATACTATCCTAAGGCTGGGGACTTTATTTGGGTATTCGCCAAGAATGAGATTTGACCTAGCAATAAATCTGTTTATAGCTAAGGCAATAAAAGGCGAAACGATAACTTTGTATGGGGGAGACCAATGGAGACCTTGGCTACATGTTCAGGATGCAGCTAATGCTTTTACGATGGCTTTAGAGGAGAATTGGAAGGGGGTTTTTAATGTTGCGTGGAAAAATATTCAGCTAAAGGAAGTAGTTTCTGAGCTGAGGAAATATTTTAGTGGGCTGAGGGTTGAGGTTTCTAAAAACATAGTTGATAAGAGAAACTATAGAGTTAACTTTAGCAAATCTCTAAGAGCTGGTTTTAGGCCACAGAGAACAATTAAGGAGGCTGTTAGTGAAATTAGGCATGCATTTGATGTTGGGTTGATAGATGATTATATGCTACCACAGTATAGCAATTACAAACACCTGTTTACTGATGTTGAGACACAAAAGAAGGTCTATATAAAAGGGCCTTTGG
Encoded proteins:
- a CDS encoding NAD(P)-dependent oxidoreductase; protein product: MKVLITGGAGFLGSVLVRGLVNRGHKVRVLDRFLYGKKPLEGLVGIEIVEGDIRDITALVRAMRGIDAVIHLACIVGDAAADLDLETTMEVNYLATKNIAELCKLYKKKLLFASTCSVYGKLLDRDVSERYRVLPRQSVSLYGRSKVMAEKAIYDLRIPYTILRLGTLFGYSPRMRFDLAINLFIAKAIKGETITLYGGDQWRPWLHVQDAANAFTMALEENWKGVFNVAWKNIQLKEVVSELRKYFSGLRVEVSKNIVDKRNYRVNFSKSLRAGFRPQRTIKEAVSEIRHAFDVGLIDDYMLPQYSNYKHLFTDVETQKKVYIKGPLGERV
- a CDS encoding WxcM-like domain-containing protein, with translation MEEPKTKDLFRHIDDRGVLDMIFNLDLPFDVKRIYTTINKKGIIRGMHGHRNEWKAFYCFKGAIKIVASHMDKDEIKGFILDEMKPQLFILPKNYYHGYTSLSEEARVVILSSATLEDSKKDDHRLEPKGFKEYFEVVDR